In Streptomyces sp. HUAS ZL42, the DNA window TACTCGTCAGCAACAACGAGATCTGCGGCGACACCGGCGTCGGCGGCATGAACATCTACGACGTCACAGATCCCACGAAGCCCAAGACGCTCGCCGAGGGCGTCGGCGACTTCACCCTCGATGGCGAGCCGACAGAGATCGCGCGCCAGATCCACAGCGTGTTCGCATGGGACGCGGGCAACAAGGCGTACGCCGTGATAGTCGACAACGAAGAGGGCACCGACGTCGACATCATGGACATCACCGACCCGAGCAAGCCGCAACTCGTCGCCGAGTACGACCTCGACGAGATGTTCCCGCAGATCCTCCAGCCAGCCCCGGAAAACCTCACCGAGGTCTTCCTGCACGACATGGTCGTCAAGAACATCCGCGGCCGCCAGGTCATGGTGGCCTCCTACTGGGACGCGGGCTACGTCGCGCTCGACGTCACCGATCCGAAGAACATCAAGTACATCGGCGACACCGACTTCACCGACCCCGACCCCGAGGGCGCCCAGAGGGGCCGTACCGTGGCACCGGAAGGCAACGGCCACGAGGCCGAGTTCACCCTCGACAACCGCTACGTCATCGGCGCCGACGAGGACTTCGGACCCTATGCCCTGTCGGCCCGCAACCTCGACGACGGCACCGCCGTCACCGCCGGGCAGGGCATCCCCCTGGCGGCGGGCAAGTCCGTCACCGGCGGCTCGGTGTACGTCGGCCTGGCGTGCAACGGCGGGCCGGCCGTCCCTGCGGGTGACGCTGCGGCGGTGGACATCGCCGTCGTTGAACGCGGCACCTGCACCTTCACCGAGAAGGTCGCCAACGTCGAGGCGGCGGGCGGCTACGACGCCGTGCTCGTCTTCAACCGCACCGGCTCTGACGCCTGCGACGCGCAGAGCGGCATGAGCGTCGAGGGCACTCTGCCGACCTTCGGCGTCGCCCCGCGCAGCCAGGGCTTCGCCATCTTCGACCAGCCCTACAGCAATGAGGACTGCCTCGCCGGCACCGGTCCCGCCACCCTGCCGGTGGACATCGGCACGAAGGGCGACCGGCTCACCTTCTCGTCGTACTTCGACGGCTGGGGCTACGCGCACCTCTACCGCAACAAGTCCGGGAAGATGACCGAGCTGGACACCTACGCCATCCCCGAGGGTCAGGACCCCGCTTACGCCTCCGGCTTCGGCGACCTGACGGTCCACGAGGTGGCCACCTCAGGTGTCCGGCCCGACCTCGCGTACTTCGCCTACTACGCGGGCGGATTCCGGGTCACGAAGATCAAGAACGACAAGCTGGTGGAGGTCGGCCGCTTCATCGACGAGGGAGGCAACAACTTCTGGGGTGTCCAGACCTTCACCTGCTTCGGCAAGGAGTACGTCGCAGCCTCTGACCGGGACTTCGGGCTCTACATCTTCGAGTACACCGGTCGGTGAGTTGAACTGAGGGCGGCGGGGTCCCACGGCAACGGAAAACAACCGGACCCCGCCATGCCAGACGCGCTGCGCTTCAGCAGCCAGGTCCGCTATACGTGCGCTGGTACCCGGTCACGATGATCTTCCCTGCCTTCGACGTGGAAATGCTGTCACGTATCCCTGGACGAAGGTCGTCTCGGCCGTCGGTACCAGCGGTGACTTGACCGCCCGCGCCGGGTACGTCCGCGACCGGGCCCCTGGGCGGTGCTTCCGCCGGGGAACTCTCCGCCCTCGTACGTCCCTTGATCCGCCGGGCCGAGCGTTCCCGGACGCTGCGGTGGCTGACCGCCGGGCTGGGGCCGCCGGCCTCTGAGCACGCGCATCACCTCGGCGTCAGCGGCCCGCCCGGCTCTGGTCTCTGATGGTGTTGCGCACTTTCCGTGAGGCGCCCAAGGAGCTGGTCGCCACAGGAACGATGGGCTGTTGCGGGAGTGTTGTTCAAGGCCTGGGGTGGTGCCGGCTCACTTGTGGG includes these proteins:
- a CDS encoding PA domain-containing protein; its protein translation is MRKAHRQTGVGMFAAMLFATTALAGSAQAHDGVSATDGAIDNAAATHGHDQHGGNEGHLPATQHNVRLISKLKLSNVVEGKIADVGVYKGYAYLASWGGVGCDNTGVHVVDIRKPSKPKEAGFIPAPAGSAPGEGIQTVHLSTPSFNGDVLVSNNEICGDTGVGGMNIYDVTDPTKPKTLAEGVGDFTLDGEPTEIARQIHSVFAWDAGNKAYAVIVDNEEGTDVDIMDITDPSKPQLVAEYDLDEMFPQILQPAPENLTEVFLHDMVVKNIRGRQVMVASYWDAGYVALDVTDPKNIKYIGDTDFTDPDPEGAQRGRTVAPEGNGHEAEFTLDNRYVIGADEDFGPYALSARNLDDGTAVTAGQGIPLAAGKSVTGGSVYVGLACNGGPAVPAGDAAAVDIAVVERGTCTFTEKVANVEAAGGYDAVLVFNRTGSDACDAQSGMSVEGTLPTFGVAPRSQGFAIFDQPYSNEDCLAGTGPATLPVDIGTKGDRLTFSSYFDGWGYAHLYRNKSGKMTELDTYAIPEGQDPAYASGFGDLTVHEVATSGVRPDLAYFAYYAGGFRVTKIKNDKLVEVGRFIDEGGNNFWGVQTFTCFGKEYVAASDRDFGLYIFEYTGR